One genomic window of Chitinophagaceae bacterium includes the following:
- a CDS encoding ABC transporter ATP-binding protein, with amino-acid sequence MNLVIKTNDISKKYIMGEETIHALKSISIEIKKGEYVAFMGPSGSGKSTLMNIVGCLDTPTSGTYILNGNDVSDMDENELAEIRNKEIGFVFQTFNLLPRASALENVALPLVYAGVGRAERTEIALTTLKGVGLADRAKHKPNELSGGQRQRVAIARALVNNPSIILADEPTGNLDSKTSYSIMALFEELHSKGNTIIMVTHEEDIAAYAHRIVRLKDGLIESDTINTKKINH; translated from the coding sequence ATGAATCTCGTAATAAAAACAAATGATATTAGTAAAAAATACATAATGGGAGAGGAAACCATACATGCTCTCAAATCCATCAGTATAGAAATTAAAAAAGGAGAATACGTAGCGTTTATGGGACCATCAGGATCTGGAAAATCAACACTTATGAACATAGTAGGATGTTTAGATACCCCCACCAGTGGCACCTATATACTCAACGGAAATGATGTATCAGATATGGATGAAAATGAGCTTGCTGAAATTAGAAATAAAGAAATAGGATTTGTTTTTCAAACATTTAACTTACTTCCACGTGCTTCCGCATTAGAAAATGTAGCCCTTCCCCTCGTATACGCCGGTGTAGGAAGAGCAGAAAGAACAGAAATAGCACTTACTACCCTCAAAGGGGTAGGATTAGCAGATAGAGCAAAGCATAAACCAAACGAATTATCAGGAGGGCAAAGACAAAGAGTAGCTATCGCAAGAGCTTTAGTGAATAACCCCAGCATCATTTTGGCAGATGAGCCAACAGGAAATTTAGATTCCAAAACCTCTTATAGTATTATGGCACTCTTTGAAGAATTACATTCAAAAGGAAATACTATCATAATGGTTACCCACGAGGAAGACATTGCCGCTTATGCTCATAGGATAGTCCGACTAAAAGATGGTCTTATTGAAAGTGATACCATAAACACAAAAAAAATAAATCACTAA